The Apium graveolens cultivar Ventura chromosome 6, ASM990537v1, whole genome shotgun sequence genome contains a region encoding:
- the LOC141664359 gene encoding protein CHROMATIN REMODELING 4-like isoform X2: MVSADMGHKEHRTKKLVVDILACEDVSDAQQVDRVLGCRVRGGELNSLKCDTVADSNDQPAKRSVSLDVSNRNPEKITSCDLPPDGGASENSLKAAEDNLNQFDAEKIVKKGSESDESSIDKRSMVKECSEGNCEDVMTSDIKVTDSSAINSKKEGICAVSLSTGDLERTAGKKTMGESSDIYSDNNEITERLEMSLPQENAEAQVDLEISTNCVPETMMKDDLLSEFVPETIAFSNGAVVEYEFLVKWVGKSHLHNSWISESHLKVLSKRKLDNYKGKYGRSLMDISDERWKKPQRVIALHSSTVGVDEVFVKWTALPYEECTWERVDEPVIARSSHLIDLFKQFEHRTVQNDATDNDMQKGKRGRQQIEIVPLTDQPKELLGGSLFPHQLEALNWLRKCWCKGRNVILADEMGLGKTVSAGAFLSSLYFEFKATLPCLVLVPLSTMPNWMAEFSLWAPDLNVVEYHGSAKARAMIREYEWHASNPSGFSRKTVSYKFNVLLTTYEMVLVDSSYLRAVPWEVLVVDEGHRLKNSSSKLFGMLNTFKFQHRVLLTGTPLQNNIGEMYNLLHFLQPDLFPSLSSFEEKFNDLATAEKVEELKKLVAPHMLRRLKKDVMQNIPPKTERMVPVELSSIQAEYYRAMLTKNYQLLRNIGKGVAQQSMLNIVMQLRKVCNHPYLIKGTEPESGSAEFLHEMRIKASAKLTLLHSMLKVLHKEGHRVLIFSQMTKLLDILEDYLNIEFGPRTFERVDGSVSVSDRQTAITRFNQDKSRFVFLLSTRSCGLGINLATADTVIIYDSDFNPHADIQAMNRAHRIGQSNRLLVFRLVVRASVEERILQLAKRKLMLDQLFVNKSGSQKEVEDILRWGTEELFNDSSSIPSKDAGENIGNNDEAALDIEPTRRRRTGGLGDVYKDKCTDGSSKIVWDENAIWKLLDRSNIQDCSLDNAEGDAENDMLGSVKSLEWNDEPAEDQEISELLPVVNDETCTHHSGKKEDDAVAVIEGNEWDRLLRDRWEKYQNEEEATLGRGKRQRKAISYREAYAMQPAETPNEGDGNEEGEPQRDYTPAGRALKAKFAKLRARQKERLVQRHAMNASDPIMELNRFETCLVPSSSALGKEQMTNLDQHRGDDISLIDSEGNKQQYLEALKTKPDLKQRLSKLSKCKMRSHVDFPVKAGEHPPDIGPLGHHLQGTSNTKSLSNNILLPVLGLCAPNANQMELSERNIYKSHSKQSRQGSKAEFPFDLTPSRETLNETDGKSLEHAQEKGKFPSTSLEAVQRGWKMSRPDTYMQHALPFSQGKGHNYLDRGPGISEFQEKPALPKLPFDQKLLPRFPFPTTNVCHPHPDLFPNLTLGSRAGNISDSVQDFHAMPFFPNMKLPRENTSRYAQQGVEVNPMLGLGQMPQTYSSFPENHRKVLENIMMRTGTVPSNFFKSKSMKDIWSEDELDFLWVGVRRHGRGNWDAMLRDPRLKFSKFKTAEDLFCRWEEEQHKIMDMPALPVQKSYKSSKLGKSPLFPEISDAMMSRALHGSKFAGPPKFQSHLTDMKLGFSNQQSSLPKFEPSEQHGLTDDHLALHPGWNADKFQKSFSGMSSVRPCDRPGTSTVRNEQPFLKDMLGASSLVSVGMNSSSNFDLQKQGNELRDSRSWKLPSFLDKSLNILRESNNFSSGKSKISSLLADSHLGQNMFYSKLKDVAGSSLKKDLPHWLREAVVGPAKPEPGLPPSVSAIAQSVHILYGDSDPIFPPFLAPGLPPVQPKDPRRRLKKRKKRRERAQMSKQFPEDIAGTSHSFRSNLPAGTIGSTSLLHAESPVPLITQLSASTSGLPCGKPNLNTPPFSVDVPNSSPVSVYSETRKKMKMNPSSDVLQFVTPSVAASSQETDTKSPESKVPLPDYVEEVMIPVPEDVCEENKSKDISSTGMLGPHTEDNVEQTESRVPNETRPDPIQGKDISSTVMLGPHTEDNAEQTESGVPNETCPDPIQGKDISSTGMLGPHTEENAEQTESRVPNESHSDPIQPKAEKTSSEGRVSNHGGNEQES, encoded by the exons ATGGTTTCTGCAGATATGGGACATAAAGAACATAGAACAAAGAAGCTTGTAGTTGACATACTGGCATGTGAGGATGTTTCTGATGCTCAACAG GTTGATAGGGTTCTGGGTTGTCGAGTAAGAGGTGGTGAATTGAACTCTTTAAAGTGCGACACGGTGGCCGACTCAAATGACCAACCTGCAAAGAGATCTGTTTCTTTAGATGTTTCAAATAGAAACCCTGAGAAAATTACAAGCTGTGATCTTCCTCCAGATGGCGGGGCCTCTGAAAACAGTTTAAAAGCTGCAGAGGATAACTTAAACCAATTTGATGCGGAAAAAATTGTCAAAAAGGGTTCCGAATCAGACGAGAGTAGCATAGATAAAAGATCAATGGTTAAAGAGTGCAGTGAAGGAAATTGTGAGGATGTGATGACAAGTGACATTAAAGTTACTGATTCTAGTGCAATAAATAGTAAAAAGGAAGGCATTTGTGCTGTGAGTCTGAGTACTGGAGATCTGGAACGAACAGCTGGAAAGAAAACGATGGGAGAAAGCAGCGATATTTATAGTGATAATAATGAAATTACAGAAAGGCTTGAAATGTCCTTACCTCAAGAAAATGCAGAAGCACAGGTGGATTTGGAAATTTCAACTAATTGTGTTCCTGAAACAATGATGAAGGATGACTTATTGTCCGAATTTGTTCCTGAAACAATTGCATTCTCCAATGGAGCTGTGGTTGAATATGAGTTTTTAGTCAAGTGGGTTGGAAAATCTCATCTTCATAACAGTTGGATTTCAGAATCCCATCTGAAAGTTCTTTCAAAAAGAAAACTAGATAATTATAAGGGAAAGTATGGAAGGTCACTAATGGATATAAGTGATGAACGCTGGAAAAAGCCTCAGCGGGTAATTGCTCTTCATTCCTCGACAGTGGGTGTAGACGAGGTGTTTGTGAAGTGGACCGCTCTTCCCTACGAGGAATGCACTTGGGAGAGAGTTGATGAACCTGTTATTGCAAGATCATCTcatttaattgatttatttaaaCAGTTTGAACATCGAACAGTGCAAAATGATGCTACGGACAATGACATGCAGAAGGGAAAACGTGGACGTCAGCAAATTGAGATAGTGCCACTAACAGATCAGCCTAAGGAACTTCTAGGAGGTTCCTTATTCCCACATCAGCTAGAAGCATTGAATTGGTTGCGCAAGTGCTGGTGTAAAGGCAGGAATGTGATACTGGCTGATGAGATGGGTCTTGGAAAAACAGTATCCGCTGGTGCTTTTCTGTCGTCGTTATACTTTGAGTTTAAAGCTACACTTCCTTGTTTGGTTTTAGTTCCTCTTTCAACAATGCCAAATTGGATGGCGGAGTTCTCACTATGGGCACCTGACCTTAATGTTGTTGAGTATCATGGTTCGGCCAAAGCAAGGGCTATGATACGTGAATATGAGTGGCATGCTAGTAATCCTAGTGGGTTTAGTAGGAAAACAGTTTCTTACAAATTCAATGTGCTTTTAACTACATATGAGATGGTTCTTGTTGATTCCTCATATCTACGTGCAGTGCCTTGGGAAGTTCTTGTAGTTGATGAAGGACACCGGCTGAAGAACTCTAGTAGTAAGCTTTTTGGCATGCTCAATACCTTCAAATTCCAACATCGTGTACTTTTGACTGGTACTCCTCTTCAGAATAACATAGGCGAGATGTACAACTTGCTACATTTCTTGCAGCCAGATTTGTTCCCTTCTCTGTCCTCATTCGAAGAGAAGTTTAATGATCTTGCTACTGCCGAGAAGGTGGAGGAGTTAAAAAAACTTGTAGCTCCACATATGCTCCGACGGCTTAAAAAAGACGTGATGCAGAATATCCCTCCCAAGACCGAGCGAATGGTTCCAGTTGAATTATCATCTATCCAAGCTGAATATTACCGGGCCATGTTAACAAAGAACTATCAGCTATTGCGCAATATAGGAAAAGGGGTTGCACAGCAGTCAATGTTAAATATTGTGATGCAGTTAAGAAAGGTGTGCAACCATCCATATCTCATTAAAGGCACTGAGCCTGAATCGGGATCAGCAGAGTTTCTTCACGAGATGAGGATAAAAGCTTCAGCAAAGTTGACTTTGTTGCATTCTATGCTTAAAGTGTTACACAAAGAAGGCCATAGAGTCCTTATATTCTCTCAAATGACAAAGCTTCTCGATATTCTTGAGGATTATTTAAACATTGAATTTGGTCCAAGAACATTTGAGAGAGTGGATGGTTCTGTTTCTGTATCTGATCGTCAAACAGCAATTACTCGATTTAACCAGGATAAAAGTCGTTTTGTCTTTCTACTGTCAACACGCTCTTGTGGCCTTGGAATTAATTTGGCTACTGCTGACACTGTCATAATTTATGATTCAGACTTTAATCCACATGCAGATATCCAAGCAATGAATCGAGCACATCGTATTGGACAGTCAAACAGGCTGTTGGTGTTTAGGCTTGTTGTTCGTGCTAGTGTTGAGGAACGCATCTTGCAGCTCGCAAAGAGAAAATTGATGCTTGATCAACTGTTTGTGAATAAATCTGGGTCTCAGAAGGAGGTAGAAGATATTTTGCGCTGGGGGACTGAAGAACTTTTTAATGATTCTTCTAGCATCCCGAGTAAAGATGCAGGTGAAAACATTGGCAATAATGATGAAGCTGCTTTAGATATCGAGCCTACCCGTAGGAGGAGAACTGGTGGCCTCGGGGACGTATACAAGGATAAATGCACAGATGGTAGTAGTAAGATTGTTTGGGATGAAAATGCTATTTGGAAATTGCTAGACCGTTCAAACATTCAAGATTGTTCTCTTGATAATGCTGAGGGGGATGCAGAGAATGATATGCTTGGCTCTGTGAAG TCACTAGAATGGAATGATGAACCAGCAGAGGATCAAGAGATAAGTGAACTACTTCCAGTGGTGAATGATGAAACTTGTACGCACCACTCTGGAAAGAAAGAAGATGACGCGGTAGCTGTTATTGAAGGGAATGAATGGGATAGGTTGCTGCGTGATAG ATGGGAAAAATATCAAAACGAAGAGGAAGCAACTCTCGGTAGAGGTAAGCGCCAAAGAAAAGCTATTTCTTACAGAGAGGCATATGCTATGCAACCAGCGGAGACACCAAATGAG GGTGATGGTAATGAAGAGGGGGAGCCACAGCGTGATTATACTCCAGCTGGTCGGGCCCTGAAAGCAAAGTT TGCCAAGCTTCGTGCTAGACAAAAAGAACGTTTGGTTCAAAGGCATGCTATGAATGCATCCGATCCAATTATGGAATTGAATCGATTTGAAACCTGCTTAGTCCCTTCATCCAGTGCTCTGGGAAAAGAGCAAATGACCAACTTAGATCAGCATAGGGGTGATGATATTTCACTAATTGATTCGGAAGGTAACAAACAGCAATATTTAGAGGCTCTAAAGACGAAGCCTGACTTGAAACAGAGGCTGAGCAAATTATCAAAATGTAAAATGAGAAGTCATGTAGATTTTCCTGTTAAAGCTGGTGAGCATCCTCCCGATATTGGTCCCCTAGGTCATCATTTACAGGGAACAAGCAATACAAAATCATTGTCAAACAACATTTTGTTACCTGTTTTGGGACTTTGTGCTCCTAATGCAAATCAGATGGAGTTGTCAGAGAGGAACATCTACAAATCTCACAGCAAGCAAAGCAGGCAAGGAAGCAAGGCAGAATTCCCTTTCGATTTAACTCCTTCCCGTGAAACACTGAATGAGACAGATGGTAAATCTCTTGAGCATGCCCAAGAAAAAGGTAAGTTTCCCTCGACATCTTTAGAAGCCGTGCAACGTGGGTGGAAAATGAGCAGACCTGATACTTATATGCAG CATGCTCTTCCTTTCTCACAAGGAAAAGGTCATAATTATCTAGATCGAGGACCAGGTATTTCTGAATTTCAAGAAAAACCAGCATTGCCAAAACTACCATTTGATCAGAAACTGCTTCCCAGATTCCCATTTCCAACGACAAATGTATGCCATCCACATCCTGACTTGTTCCCCAACTTAACATTGGGTTCCAGAGCTGGAAATATAAGTGATTCTGTTCAAGATTTTCATGCAATGCCTTTCTTTCCGAATATGAAGCTTCCACGTGAAAATACATCGAGATATGCTCAACAAGGAGTTGAAGTGAATCCGATGCTGGGATTAGGTCAGATGCCACAGACCTATTCATCATTTCCTGAAAATCACAGGAAGGTTCTCGAGAACATAATGATGAGAACTGGAACAGTACCAAGCAACTTTTTTAAAAGTAAATCAATGAAAGATATATGGTCGGAAGATGAACTTGATTTTCTTTGGGTTGGAGTTCGCAGGCACGGACGGGGCAATTGGGATGCTATGCTTCGTGACCCAAGGTTAAAATTTTCCAAGTTTAAAACTGCGGAAGATTTGTTTTGTAGATGGGAGGAGGAACAACATAAGATCATGGACATGCCGGCTCTTCCTGTGCAAAAATCATATAAGTCTTCAAAACTAGGAAAATCTCCGTTATTTCCTGAAATTTCTGATGCAATGATGTCGAGAGCACTCCATGGAAGCAAATTTGCTGGTCCACCAAAATTTCAGTCGCACCTGACAGACATGAAATTAGGTTTTAGCAATCAACAATCTAGCTTACCTAAATTTGAGCCTTCTGAGCAACATGGTTTGACCGATGACCATTTAGCACTTCATCCGGGTTGGAATGCTGATAAATTCCAGAAAAGTTTTTCCGGGATGTCGTCTGTTAGACCATGTGATAGACCAGGAACTTCTACTGTTCGCAATGAGCAGCCATTTCTTAAGGATATGTTAGGAGCCAGTAGTTTGGTTTCTGTAGGTATGAACTCTTCAAGCAACTTTGATTTACAGAAGCAGGGGAATGAACTGCGTGATAGTAGGAGTTGGAAGCTGCCAAGTTTTCTTGACAAGTCTCTTAACATTTTGCGTGAATCTAATAACTTTAGTAGTGGGAAATCAAAGATTTCATCATTGTTGGCTGATTCTCATTTAGGACAGAATATGTTCTACTCGAAGCTGAAAGATGTTGCTGGAAGTTCTTTGAAAAAGGACCTGCCTCATTGGCTTCGGGAAGCTGTCGTAGGTCCTGCAAAACCAGAACCTGGCCTGCCACCAAGTGTCTCCGCAATTGCACAATCAGTTCATATATTGTACGGGGATAGTGACCCAATCTTTCCTCCATTTTTGGCCCCGGGCTTGCCTCCTGTCCAACCCAAGGATCCACGGAGGAGATTGAAGAAAAGGAAGAAACGAAGGGAAAGGGCTCAAATGTCGAAGCAGTTCCCAGAGGATATTGCTGGAACAAGTCACAGCTTCCGAAGCAACCTCCCTGCCGGAACTATTGGTTCAACATCACTTCTACATGCAGAATCACCTGTTCCTCTTATCACGCAGTTGTCTGCTTCAACTTCAGGACTCCCCTGTGGGAAGCCTAACCTGAATACACCTCCTTTCAGTGTAGATGTGCCAAATTCATCACCTGTTTCAGTATATTCAGAAACTcgaaagaaaatgaaaatgaacccCTCTTCTGATGTGCTTCAATTTGTAACGCCGTCTGTAGCTGCAAGTTCACAAGAAACAGACACAAAATCCCCTGAAAGCAAGGTCCCGCTTCCAGATTATGTTGAAGAAGTAATGATACCAGTACCGGAGGATGTTTGTGAGGAGAACAAAAGCAAGGATATTTCATCCACAGGAATGTTAGGTCCACACACGGAGGACAATGTAGAGCAGACTGAAAGCAGGGTTCCCAACGAGACTCGCCCAGATCCTATTCAAGGCAAGGATATTTCATCTACAGTAATGTTAGGTCCACACACGGAGGACAATGCAGAACAGACTGAAAGCGGGGTTCCCAACGAAACTTGCCCAGATCCTATTCAAGGCAAGGATATTTCATCTACAGGAATGTTAGGTCCACACACGGAGGAAAATGCAGAGCAGACTGAAAGCAGGGTTCCCAACGAGAGTCACTCAGATCCTATTCAGCCCAAAGCAGAGAAAACATCATCAGAAGGTAGAGTCTCAAATCATGGAGGCAATGAGCAAGAATCATAG